One segment of Alistipes finegoldii DSM 17242 DNA contains the following:
- a CDS encoding RagB/SusD family nutrient uptake outer membrane protein, whose protein sequence is MKTNKLIYFLLAGLLVAGLSSCNDFLDEQPDNRTIIDSEEKAIKMLVSAYADSQPWLFLEMASDNTDNHGANYDGWSRFWQESYEWSDPTETDNEDAAHTWEAHYMAIANANEVLKAIDKMEMTDKLSAAKGEALICRAYAHFVLVNVFCQHYDPAHPDDLGIPYMEKAETELDPKYERGTVAEVYAKIEKDIEEGLPLINDVIYSVPKYHFNKRAANAFAARFYLYYQKWDEAVKYATVALTNSPAGSLRNYEELLEYPMNNGATLNTAATYYVSADLTCNFMMATAYSYAGRVFGGYGVGMQYNHGQMIADNEGIDCTNTPFAPYTWKCEPLRFVSGIDKILLPRVPYLIEYLDPVAGTGYRHTVYPLFTAEETLLTRAEAYIMQKEYTAALNDMNLYLSNSCSKYKTLTEANISSWAASVADYDPKNPTPKKPLNPAFEIDRTQEGMIHTLLLLRRYETLHYGLRWFDVKRFGIEIYRRTLTSNDLGIKSVDDTLEVRDNRRAVQLPADVLAADMTPNPR, encoded by the coding sequence ATGAAAACGAACAAATTGATATATTTCCTGCTTGCGGGACTTCTTGTTGCGGGACTTTCCTCCTGTAACGATTTCCTCGACGAGCAGCCTGACAACCGGACGATTATCGATTCGGAAGAGAAGGCTATCAAGATGCTGGTATCGGCTTATGCGGACAGCCAGCCGTGGCTTTTCCTCGAAATGGCTTCCGACAATACCGATAACCACGGCGCCAATTACGATGGCTGGAGCCGTTTCTGGCAGGAGAGCTATGAATGGAGCGATCCGACCGAAACCGACAACGAAGACGCCGCTCACACGTGGGAAGCCCACTACATGGCTATCGCCAACGCCAACGAGGTGCTCAAGGCCATCGACAAGATGGAGATGACCGACAAGCTGAGCGCCGCAAAAGGCGAAGCGCTTATCTGCCGTGCCTATGCCCACTTCGTGCTGGTGAACGTTTTCTGCCAGCATTACGATCCTGCGCATCCCGACGACCTCGGTATTCCCTATATGGAGAAGGCCGAGACGGAACTCGATCCCAAATACGAGCGCGGAACCGTCGCCGAGGTCTACGCCAAGATCGAGAAGGATATCGAAGAGGGACTGCCGCTGATAAACGACGTGATCTATTCGGTGCCCAAGTACCATTTCAACAAGCGTGCGGCCAATGCGTTTGCGGCCCGTTTTTACCTCTACTACCAGAAATGGGACGAGGCGGTAAAATACGCTACGGTGGCGCTGACCAATTCGCCTGCCGGTTCGCTCCGCAATTATGAGGAGCTGCTGGAATATCCGATGAACAACGGCGCTACACTGAATACGGCGGCTACCTACTATGTCAGTGCGGATCTGACGTGCAATTTCATGATGGCCACCGCCTATTCGTATGCCGGCCGCGTATTCGGCGGATACGGTGTCGGAATGCAGTACAATCACGGACAGATGATTGCCGATAACGAGGGCATAGACTGCACGAATACTCCCTTCGCTCCCTACACGTGGAAGTGCGAACCGCTTCGCTTTGTCAGCGGAATCGACAAAATCCTGCTGCCCCGTGTTCCCTATCTGATCGAGTACCTCGACCCGGTGGCGGGAACAGGCTACAGGCATACCGTCTATCCGCTCTTCACGGCCGAAGAGACCCTGCTGACCCGCGCCGAGGCCTATATCATGCAGAAGGAATACACGGCGGCCCTGAACGACATGAATCTCTATCTTTCGAATTCATGCAGTAAATACAAGACGTTGACCGAGGCCAATATTTCGAGCTGGGCCGCATCGGTTGCGGATTACGATCCCAAGAATCCGACTCCGAAGAAGCCGCTCAACCCGGCTTTCGAAATCGACCGGACGCAGGAAGGCATGATTCATACGCTGCTGTTGCTGCGCCGTTACGAGACGCTGCACTACGGCCTGCGCTGGTTCGACGTGAAGCGCTTCGGCATCGAGATTTACCGCCGCACCCTGACCAGCAACGATTTGGGAATCAAGAGCGTGGACGATACGCTGGAGGTCCGGGACAACCGCCGTGCCGTTCAGCTGCCCGCCGATGTGCTCGCGGCCGACATGACTCCTAATCCGAGATAA
- a CDS encoding SusC/RagA family TonB-linked outer membrane protein gives MVKKILLSLIGVLVFAAGAFAQAKQVRGSVVDENGAAVIGASVIVKGTTIGVSTDQQGFFVMNNVPAKSEELQISYLGYKTATVAVAPEVKVTLEPDSQTVETVVVTGMTKTDKRLFTGASDQLVADDVKLSGLADISRGLEGRSAGVSVQNVSGTFGTAPKIRVRGATSIHGSSKPLWVVDGVIMEDVADISAEDLSSGDATTLIGSAIAGLNAEDIESFNILKDGSATSIYGARAMAGVIVITTKKGRAGVSHINYTGEFTYRMIPSYADFNIMNSQDQMSVYQELYNKGWLGNSRVTNASASGVYGKMYSLINAGLLENTVETRNRYLRKAEYRNTDWFKELFQNTVMHSHSVSITSGTEKSAYYASISALFDPGWTKTSEISRYTANLNATYNISDALTLNLITNGSYRKQKAPGTLGATTDYVTGEVKRDFDINPYSYALNTSRVLDPKEYYVRNYADFNILHELANNYIDLNVADVKFQGELKWKAFKGFEASALASVRYTGTSQEHNVREASNQANAYRAMGTTTIRDNNPLLYKDPDDIYAVPVSILPAGGIYTRTDNRLLSYDFRFSATYNTTINNTHIINAYLGMETNQSDRQKTWFRGWGLQYDSGEIPFYDYLVFKKGKEDNSPYYEMGNTHYRNVAFFFNGTYSYKGRYTLNGTLRYEGNNALGLTTRSRWLPTWNVSGAWNVHEENFFNSISKAVSHLSLKASYSLTADRPSVTNALAVIQSYSPWRPSAGVTESGLTIKDLENSDLTYEKKHELNIGADLGFLDNRINLTVDWYKRDNFDLIGRVMTQGIGGQIQKYGNVATMKSRGIEFSLSTKNIKTKDFSWTTDFIYSHMKNEVTKFNTSTRAFNLVSGIGFSREGYPVNSLFSYDFRGLNEDGVPTFINEAGVLTSTDINFQETERFDNLVYSGPSEPTDVGSFGNIFQYKGLRLNVFITYSFGNVVRLDPVFSSIYNDLDAMPREFRNRWMTPGDERYTDVPAIVSSRQVRNDSKLSYAYNAYNYSTARIAKGDFIRMKEISLTYDFPKRWIKKLRMSNLALKIQATNLFLIYADKKLNGQDPEFFNSGGVATPVPKQFTLTLKIGL, from the coding sequence ATGGTAAAAAAAATCCTACTATCGTTAATTGGAGTACTTGTGTTTGCAGCGGGGGCATTCGCCCAAGCCAAACAAGTGCGCGGTAGTGTCGTTGATGAAAACGGAGCGGCCGTGATCGGCGCTTCGGTTATCGTCAAAGGTACGACCATCGGTGTATCCACCGATCAGCAGGGATTTTTCGTTATGAACAATGTTCCGGCGAAATCCGAGGAACTGCAAATCTCCTATTTGGGGTACAAGACTGCTACGGTAGCCGTTGCGCCTGAGGTGAAGGTCACGCTCGAGCCGGATTCTCAGACCGTGGAGACGGTCGTGGTTACGGGTATGACCAAAACGGATAAACGACTGTTCACCGGTGCATCCGACCAGTTGGTTGCCGACGATGTGAAACTATCGGGTCTGGCCGATATCAGCCGCGGTCTGGAAGGCCGTTCGGCCGGTGTTTCGGTGCAGAACGTATCGGGTACGTTCGGTACCGCTCCCAAGATCCGCGTCCGCGGTGCGACGTCGATTCACGGCAGCTCAAAGCCGCTTTGGGTTGTGGACGGCGTCATTATGGAGGATGTCGCCGATATTTCGGCCGAGGACCTCTCTTCGGGTGACGCCACGACGCTGATCGGTTCCGCCATCGCGGGTCTGAACGCCGAGGATATCGAGAGTTTCAATATCCTGAAGGACGGTTCGGCCACCTCGATCTACGGTGCGCGCGCTATGGCCGGCGTGATCGTCATTACGACCAAAAAGGGACGTGCCGGCGTCAGCCATATCAATTATACGGGCGAGTTCACGTATCGTATGATTCCCTCCTACGCCGATTTCAACATCATGAACTCTCAGGACCAGATGTCCGTCTATCAGGAGCTGTACAACAAGGGCTGGCTGGGCAATTCGCGTGTCACCAACGCGTCGGCGAGCGGTGTTTACGGCAAGATGTATTCGCTGATCAATGCCGGACTGCTGGAAAACACCGTGGAGACGCGCAACCGCTACCTGCGCAAGGCCGAGTACCGCAACACGGACTGGTTCAAGGAGCTTTTCCAGAATACGGTCATGCACTCGCATTCGGTAAGTATCACTTCGGGTACCGAGAAGTCCGCCTACTATGCGTCGATCAGCGCCCTTTTCGATCCGGGATGGACGAAGACCAGCGAGATTTCCCGTTATACGGCCAATCTCAATGCGACGTATAATATCTCGGACGCCCTTACGCTCAACCTGATTACCAACGGTTCGTACCGTAAGCAGAAAGCGCCCGGAACGCTCGGCGCCACGACCGACTATGTAACGGGCGAGGTGAAGCGCGATTTCGACATCAACCCTTATTCGTATGCCCTGAATACTTCGCGCGTGCTCGATCCGAAGGAGTATTATGTCCGTAACTATGCGGATTTCAATATTCTCCATGAACTGGCGAACAACTATATCGACCTGAACGTCGCCGATGTGAAATTCCAAGGCGAACTGAAGTGGAAGGCTTTCAAGGGATTCGAGGCTTCGGCGCTGGCGTCGGTGCGCTATACCGGAACTTCGCAGGAGCATAACGTACGCGAGGCTTCCAATCAGGCGAATGCCTACCGGGCCATGGGTACGACGACGATTCGCGACAACAACCCGTTGCTGTACAAGGATCCGGATGATATTTACGCCGTTCCCGTATCGATTCTGCCCGCCGGCGGTATCTACACCCGTACGGACAACCGGCTGCTGTCCTATGACTTCCGTTTCTCCGCGACCTATAATACGACGATCAACAATACGCATATTATCAATGCTTACCTCGGTATGGAAACCAACCAGAGCGATCGTCAGAAAACGTGGTTCCGCGGCTGGGGCCTGCAGTACGATTCGGGTGAAATTCCGTTCTACGACTATCTCGTCTTCAAGAAGGGCAAGGAGGATAACTCGCCCTATTACGAAATGGGCAACACCCACTACCGCAACGTCGCTTTCTTCTTCAATGGGACCTACTCCTACAAGGGCCGCTATACGCTTAACGGCACGCTGCGTTACGAAGGTAACAACGCGCTGGGCCTGACGACCCGTTCGCGCTGGCTGCCTACGTGGAACGTTTCGGGCGCATGGAACGTCCACGAGGAAAATTTCTTCAATTCGATCAGCAAGGCCGTTTCGCACCTGTCGCTCAAGGCCTCCTATTCGCTGACGGCCGACCGCCCCTCGGTGACCAATGCGCTCGCCGTCATCCAGAGCTATTCGCCGTGGCGCCCCTCGGCCGGCGTTACCGAGTCGGGTCTGACGATCAAGGATCTGGAGAACAGCGATCTGACCTACGAGAAGAAGCACGAGCTGAATATCGGTGCGGATTTGGGCTTTCTGGACAACCGCATCAACCTGACCGTTGACTGGTACAAGCGCGACAACTTCGACCTGATCGGTCGGGTGATGACGCAGGGTATCGGCGGCCAGATCCAGAAGTACGGCAACGTCGCGACGATGAAGTCGCGGGGTATCGAGTTCTCGCTTTCGACGAAGAACATCAAGACGAAGGATTTCAGCTGGACCACCGATTTCATCTATTCGCACATGAAGAACGAGGTGACCAAGTTCAATACTTCCACCCGTGCCTTCAACCTCGTTTCCGGTATCGGTTTCTCGCGTGAGGGCTACCCGGTGAATTCGCTTTTCTCCTACGATTTCCGGGGGCTGAACGAAGACGGCGTTCCGACATTCATCAACGAAGCGGGCGTGCTGACTTCGACCGATATCAACTTCCAAGAGACCGAGCGTTTCGACAATCTGGTTTATTCGGGTCCCTCGGAGCCGACGGACGTCGGAAGCTTCGGCAACATCTTCCAGTACAAAGGTCTGCGTCTGAACGTCTTCATCACCTATTCGTTCGGCAACGTCGTTCGTCTCGATCCGGTCTTCTCCAGTATCTATAACGACCTCGACGCCATGCCGCGCGAGTTCCGCAACCGCTGGATGACGCCCGGTGACGAAAGATACACCGATGTTCCGGCTATCGTGTCGAGCCGTCAGGTGCGGAATGACAGCAAGCTGTCGTACGCCTACAATGCCTACAACTATTCTACGGCCCGAATCGCCAAAGGCGATTTCATCCGCATGAAGGAAATTTCGCTGACCTACGACTTCCCGAAGCGCTGGATCAAGAAGCTGAGAATGTCCAACCTCGCGCTCAAGATTCAGGCGACGAACCTCTTCCTGATCTATGCGGACAAGAAGCTCAACGGTCAGGATCCGGAATTCTTCAATTCGGGTGGTGTGGCCACTCCCGTGCCGAAGCAGTTTACCTTAACGCTCAAAATCGGTTTATAA
- a CDS encoding lipocalin family protein → MRKTIYIVLAALGLCLFAGCGSSDKEKVSPLVKQLAGEWQLKTWNGEAPRDFDAYVSFGADRSFEIYQRIEQVGYQKYSGKYEVKNDVLGGVYSDGKPFGSTYDIAFDESGNTLTLTSATGVAETGVYVRAAIPDGVKNGAAVMKSSRTVLIRLL, encoded by the coding sequence ATGAGAAAGACTATCTATATCGTACTGGCCGCACTGGGCTTGTGTCTGTTCGCCGGCTGCGGATCGTCGGACAAGGAGAAGGTGTCGCCGCTGGTAAAACAGCTTGCAGGCGAATGGCAGCTCAAAACGTGGAACGGCGAAGCTCCGCGGGATTTCGATGCCTATGTCTCCTTCGGCGCGGACCGTTCGTTCGAAATATACCAACGGATCGAGCAGGTGGGCTACCAGAAGTATTCGGGAAAATACGAGGTCAAAAATGACGTGCTCGGCGGCGTATACAGCGACGGCAAGCCGTTCGGCAGCACTTACGACATCGCTTTCGACGAGTCGGGCAATACGCTGACGCTGACCAGCGCCACGGGCGTCGCGGAGACGGGCGTTTATGTGCGCGCCGCGATTCCCGACGGGGTCAAAAACGGAGCGGCCGTGATGAAGAGTTCCCGGACGGTTCTGATCCGGCTTTTATAG
- a CDS encoding S8 family serine peptidase has product MTDKKILLLALLFLAGCASDPMEESGGKEAPAAAMRKIVNAPANAARGELLIYFDGDAVGDVEQTAAAAAITRTAATRSGIAPVDDIFTQLGVTSLRRVFPCNPVAEERTRAAGLHKWYIVTFGEEVDLDAAARRLAAVSEVSFVQFNTKLQLASDNRACPYRGGSAATRAAAGGFNDPGYKDQWHYSNNGDRIFAETTRAGADINVEEAWKLAAGDPSLTVAIVDQGIKYSHPDLAANMWINEAEQSGATGRDDDGNGYADDVYGYNFALGTSRLTWDVEAYDDKGKNIGDSGHGTHVAGTVAAVSNNGVGVSGIAGGTGRNDGVKLMSCQIFSGGEGGSAAVSAEAIKYAADNGASILQCSWGYPAGAVTTDNAYASGARIEKQAIDYFIATKNNAVLDGGLVIFAAGNDAKAMSGYPGAYRDYISVTAFSPDYLPAYYTNYGPGCNVAAPGGDAYISPSGSSAAQVLSTLPSELYQSDYGYMQGTSMACPHVSGVAALGLSYALAKGKQYTVAEFKSMLLTSVNDIDTYLDGTKQSLTTMQLRNYRKQMGTGAIDAYQLLMQIEGTPCLKAKVGVQQQLSLDKYFGKASANLTYLGVEISQADRTKLGISAEPTFVSGKLRLHCTKPGVARITVRAVAGGSGLGTGTSMGGMEIAKEFAVIARAVQTENGGWL; this is encoded by the coding sequence ATGACTGACAAGAAAATTTTACTGCTTGCGCTGCTGTTCCTTGCGGGCTGTGCCTCGGACCCGATGGAAGAGAGCGGCGGCAAGGAGGCTCCGGCGGCCGCCATGCGCAAGATCGTCAATGCTCCCGCGAATGCCGCGCGGGGCGAACTGCTGATCTATTTCGACGGCGATGCCGTCGGGGACGTCGAACAGACCGCCGCAGCGGCGGCGATTACGCGTACGGCGGCGACGCGCTCCGGGATAGCGCCCGTGGACGACATCTTCACACAACTGGGCGTCACTTCGCTGCGCCGCGTATTTCCCTGCAATCCGGTCGCCGAAGAGCGCACCCGCGCGGCGGGACTGCATAAATGGTATATCGTAACGTTCGGCGAGGAAGTCGATCTGGACGCAGCGGCACGGCGGCTCGCCGCCGTTTCGGAGGTGAGCTTCGTGCAGTTCAACACCAAACTGCAGCTGGCTTCGGACAACAGGGCCTGTCCCTACAGGGGCGGTTCGGCGGCGACGCGCGCCGCCGCCGGAGGTTTCAACGATCCCGGCTACAAGGACCAGTGGCACTACAGCAACAACGGCGACAGAATATTTGCCGAAACGACGCGCGCCGGAGCGGATATCAACGTGGAGGAGGCGTGGAAACTCGCCGCGGGCGATCCGTCGCTGACCGTGGCGATCGTCGATCAGGGCATCAAGTACTCGCATCCCGATCTGGCGGCCAACATGTGGATCAACGAGGCCGAGCAGAGCGGTGCGACGGGCCGCGACGACGACGGCAACGGCTATGCCGACGACGTTTACGGCTACAACTTCGCGCTGGGCACGAGCCGGCTGACATGGGACGTCGAAGCTTATGACGACAAAGGCAAGAACATCGGCGATTCGGGCCACGGCACCCACGTCGCAGGTACGGTAGCCGCCGTCAGCAACAACGGTGTCGGCGTGTCGGGCATCGCGGGAGGCACGGGCAGGAACGACGGCGTGAAACTCATGTCGTGCCAGATATTTTCGGGCGGCGAGGGCGGTTCGGCCGCCGTTTCCGCCGAAGCGATCAAATACGCTGCCGACAACGGGGCGTCGATTCTCCAGTGTTCGTGGGGGTATCCGGCCGGAGCGGTCACGACCGACAACGCCTACGCCAGCGGGGCGCGAATCGAAAAGCAGGCGATCGACTACTTCATCGCGACGAAAAACAACGCCGTTCTCGACGGCGGACTTGTGATTTTCGCTGCGGGCAACGACGCCAAGGCCATGTCCGGTTATCCGGGCGCTTACCGCGATTACATTTCGGTCACCGCCTTTTCGCCCGACTATCTGCCGGCCTACTACACGAACTACGGTCCGGGCTGCAACGTCGCGGCTCCGGGCGGCGACGCCTATATCTCGCCTTCGGGAAGCAGCGCCGCGCAGGTGCTTTCGACGCTTCCGTCCGAGCTTTACCAGTCGGATTACGGCTATATGCAGGGCACCTCGATGGCCTGCCCGCACGTATCGGGCGTCGCCGCGCTGGGGCTTTCCTACGCGCTGGCCAAAGGGAAGCAATATACGGTGGCCGAATTCAAATCGATGCTTCTGACTTCGGTGAACGACATCGACACCTACCTCGACGGCACCAAACAATCCCTGACCACCATGCAGCTGCGCAACTACCGCAAGCAGATGGGTACGGGAGCGATCGACGCCTACCAGCTTCTGATGCAGATCGAGGGCACACCCTGCCTGAAAGCGAAAGTCGGCGTACAGCAGCAGCTTTCGCTCGACAAGTACTTCGGCAAGGCTTCGGCGAACCTGACCTATCTCGGCGTCGAGATCTCGCAGGCTGACAGGACCAAGCTCGGTATTTCGGCGGAGCCGACCTTCGTGTCCGGGAAACTGAGGCTGCACTGCACCAAGCCGGGCGTGGCCCGAATAACGGTCAGGGCGGTTGCCGGAGGCAGCGGTCTCGGCACGGGGACATCGATGGGCGGCATGGAGATCGCCAAGGAGTTCGCCGTCATCGCCCGCGCGGTACAGACCGAAAACGGAGGTTGGTTGTAA